From the genome of Maribacter algicola, one region includes:
- a CDS encoding PQQ-dependent sugar dehydrogenase — protein sequence MTPTSVSKFQLVVLLLFVSTSFFAQVTYENAFPNLYFNFPVEMQAPPDGSNRLCVLEQPGIIKVFPNSPSISQNEVATFLDISNKVAYSSGQEIGLLGLAFHPQFTSNGYVFVYFIDRPNNYRINIVRYTVSQENPNILDETSEFVIAQFQKNQSDSNHNGGKIAFGPDGYLYISIGDGGGGGDPQKNGQNLNTVFGSILRIDVDIDGDNPLETNPELPNGNYEIPSDNPRVGQAGLDELFAWGIRNTWKFSFDEQGRLWGADVGQNVFEEINLIEKGGNYGWNRFEAESQPSYGSGTSLVTTPDSKPLFYYDHNSGDVSITGGYWYKGGLQDSRMQNAYIYGDYVSGRVWAMRYDEASNTVTNELLFKTNGTYISSFGEDESGELYFLGYSNTARIYRLSGNSSEPETIQVNGVGNWTPLDAGTNGTVECLITDSNGNLIIGGNFSNGGGVSVGNLAMYDSNGNWSAYTSGSNGPILDMALSANGNLFVAGDFSEIGGIPANNIAYYNGDNWNSLGNGTNGPISKISFDKSGSVLYAGGVFSNAGELTVNNIAKWENGNWLGLTDSSTGITGTNNEIRAIAFDEENNLYIGGNFDLAGGLGANRIARWDGTNWYPLGTGTSGFVQAIIINNGFVYAGGNFVNAGNKPVRRIARFHLQNQTWEALGAGISGNVNDLNWYDGQLYVTGTFETASDISTENKVMNNVARWNPTLGWEALGPGMDVGIDNRGNSLYYIEETKELFLGGNFGRAGNSSNTNNIAIWSLMDTDGDGVPDTEDECPNTPQNTTVSQNGCPIPPTTNTPPFPSDQFTLSTFKVSCLGTATGKLSITSKSSGNYQAVLSDEEGSESLNFNESISFTDLASGTYNVCLNSIDGQFLESCYTITIGEPEPLSVSTSMNFIDNTVSVSVTGISRFRVQLNQEFWEEVENEITLPLTQEVNNLTIISEEGCHGSYTETILMENAITAYPSPFTEQLELFLNNFEGKKEEILVYNTLGQIVFSETLPVYNKTIKLDTSQWTDGLYVVQIGNGMKKRIIKVLKS from the coding sequence ATGACCCCAACATCTGTTTCTAAGTTCCAACTTGTCGTTCTTCTGCTATTTGTAAGCACCTCATTTTTCGCCCAGGTTACCTATGAAAATGCCTTTCCTAACCTTTACTTTAATTTCCCAGTGGAAATGCAGGCACCACCTGATGGGAGTAACCGATTATGTGTTTTAGAACAGCCCGGAATCATTAAAGTATTTCCGAATAGTCCTTCCATCTCCCAAAACGAAGTGGCCACATTTTTAGATATTTCCAACAAAGTGGCCTATAGTTCCGGGCAGGAAATTGGCCTTTTGGGCCTTGCCTTTCATCCACAGTTTACATCAAATGGTTATGTCTTTGTTTACTTTATAGATAGACCGAATAATTACAGGATCAATATCGTTAGATACACCGTATCCCAAGAGAATCCAAATATTTTAGATGAAACCTCCGAGTTTGTTATTGCACAATTCCAAAAAAACCAGAGTGACTCCAATCACAACGGAGGAAAAATCGCCTTTGGTCCGGACGGATATCTGTACATTTCCATAGGGGATGGCGGAGGGGGCGGAGATCCCCAAAAAAACGGCCAAAACTTAAATACGGTATTTGGTAGTATTTTAAGAATCGATGTAGATATTGATGGCGATAATCCATTGGAAACCAATCCTGAACTACCCAATGGAAATTATGAAATCCCAAGTGACAATCCTAGGGTAGGACAAGCAGGTTTGGACGAACTCTTTGCTTGGGGCATACGAAATACTTGGAAGTTCTCCTTCGACGAACAAGGTAGACTATGGGGAGCGGATGTTGGTCAAAATGTATTCGAGGAAATCAACCTGATAGAAAAAGGCGGAAATTATGGATGGAACAGATTTGAAGCGGAAAGCCAACCCAGTTATGGCTCAGGAACTTCATTGGTTACCACGCCGGATAGTAAGCCGCTATTTTATTATGATCACAATTCTGGGGATGTTTCCATTACCGGAGGTTATTGGTATAAGGGCGGCCTTCAGGATTCCCGCATGCAAAATGCCTATATTTATGGGGATTATGTTTCAGGAAGGGTCTGGGCTATGCGTTACGATGAAGCCTCCAATACCGTGACCAATGAACTTCTATTCAAAACAAACGGCACGTATATCTCATCTTTTGGCGAAGACGAATCGGGAGAACTTTACTTTCTTGGCTATTCAAATACCGCCAGAATATATCGATTATCAGGGAATTCTTCAGAACCGGAAACTATCCAAGTCAATGGTGTAGGTAATTGGACCCCTTTGGATGCAGGAACCAATGGCACCGTTGAGTGTTTGATAACCGACAGTAATGGAAATCTGATAATTGGCGGTAATTTTAGCAACGGTGGGGGTGTAAGCGTTGGAAATTTGGCGATGTACGATTCCAACGGTAACTGGAGTGCCTATACATCCGGCTCCAATGGCCCCATATTGGATATGGCCCTATCTGCTAACGGCAATCTTTTTGTAGCAGGTGATTTCAGTGAAATTGGTGGAATACCCGCGAATAATATTGCATATTATAATGGGGATAATTGGAATTCATTGGGAAATGGAACAAACGGACCTATTTCCAAAATTTCCTTTGACAAGAGCGGCTCCGTTCTGTACGCCGGTGGTGTGTTTAGCAATGCGGGAGAATTGACGGTAAATAATATCGCAAAGTGGGAAAACGGAAATTGGCTAGGTCTAACAGATAGTAGCACAGGTATAACTGGAACCAACAATGAGATTAGGGCTATTGCCTTTGACGAAGAAAACAACTTGTACATTGGCGGAAACTTTGATTTGGCAGGGGGTCTAGGTGCCAATAGAATTGCGAGATGGGATGGCACCAATTGGTATCCGCTGGGAACTGGCACAAGTGGTTTTGTTCAGGCTATTATTATAAACAATGGTTTTGTCTACGCTGGCGGAAACTTTGTGAATGCCGGTAACAAACCAGTACGTAGAATAGCCAGGTTTCATCTTCAAAACCAGACATGGGAGGCCTTGGGTGCTGGTATCAGCGGTAATGTCAATGATTTGAATTGGTACGACGGACAACTTTATGTTACCGGAACATTTGAAACGGCAAGCGATATTTCTACAGAAAACAAAGTGATGAACAATGTTGCCAGGTGGAACCCTACTCTTGGCTGGGAAGCATTGGGGCCCGGAATGGACGTTGGAATAGACAATAGAGGTAATTCCCTTTATTATATTGAGGAAACCAAGGAATTATTTTTGGGTGGGAATTTTGGCCGTGCCGGTAATAGTTCCAATACAAACAACATTGCAATATGGTCGCTTATGGATACGGATGGGGATGGGGTTCCAGATACCGAAGATGAATGCCCTAATACTCCACAAAATACGACGGTTTCCCAAAATGGCTGTCCCATACCTCCCACAACAAATACTCCTCCATTTCCATCCGATCAGTTCACCCTAAGTACATTTAAGGTATCCTGTCTGGGGACGGCAACCGGAAAATTATCGATAACAAGTAAGTCCAGCGGCAACTATCAGGCCGTTTTATCTGATGAAGAAGGTTCTGAGAGCTTGAATTTTAATGAAAGTATTTCCTTTACAGACCTTGCATCGGGAACCTATAATGTTTGTCTAAATTCAATTGATGGGCAGTTCCTTGAAAGTTGCTACACCATAACTATTGGAGAACCTGAACCCTTATCGGTATCCACTTCCATGAACTTTATTGATAATACAGTTTCCGTTTCTGTCACAGGCATTTCACGATTTAGGGTTCAACTAAATCAGGAATTTTGGGAAGAGGTAGAAAATGAAATTACCCTTCCCCTAACCCAAGAGGTAAACAATCTTACCATCATATCGGAAGAAGGTTGTCATGGTTCTTATACGGAGACCATACTGATGGAAAATGCCATAACCGCTTATCCAAGTCCATTTACCGAACAATTGGAGCTATTTCTTAACAATTTCGAAGGTAAAAAAGAGGAAATTTTGGTTTATAATACTTTAGGACAAATTGTATTCAGTGAAACACTACCTGTTTACAACAAAACCATTAAATTAGACACCTCACAATGGACGGATGGGCTTTATGTCGTTCAAATTGGGAATGGTATGAAAAAAAGGATAATCAAAGTACTAAAATCATGA
- a CDS encoding OmpA family protein has product MRTKYLFLVVAILVVVNTSFGQEEELQITSKDSIVESSWMVGVGFNAVDDSGNVFDGLFNIGDEWNILPYPSRISLGRYFKSGLGIEAIGTLNKYKEGKIIDGQVNPEDIDYYAIDARITYDLNKIIGETGWFDPYVGIGAGYTDANNLGRGTYNAIVGFRTWFSDRWGLDFNSSGKWAMSQSDGASNHIQHAAGVVYQFGIEKGLSKRGEEKKELLAAIEKEKQRQADSIAEVNRLKEEALLAERLQKEKEAAELAAAEKAARDKKEAEQKAIQDQIDGLGRVYFRFNSSYLTNEDKKLLDKLAAILKEHETVKLEISAHTDARGPEEFNQWLSERRLERTVNYLNELGITSDRLVGKAQGESQLTNECGNGVKCPEVKHQENRRSQFSIIEF; this is encoded by the coding sequence ATGAGAACCAAATATTTATTCTTAGTAGTAGCGATTCTTGTCGTAGTAAATACGTCTTTCGGGCAGGAAGAAGAACTTCAAATAACCTCAAAGGACAGTATTGTAGAGAGTTCTTGGATGGTAGGCGTTGGATTCAATGCCGTAGATGATTCTGGAAACGTCTTTGACGGACTTTTCAATATTGGTGATGAGTGGAATATCTTGCCTTACCCTTCCAGAATTAGCTTGGGTAGATATTTCAAAAGTGGACTAGGTATAGAGGCCATAGGGACTTTGAACAAGTATAAAGAGGGCAAAATTATTGATGGGCAAGTGAATCCTGAAGATATCGACTATTATGCCATTGATGCAAGAATTACCTACGATTTGAACAAAATAATTGGTGAGACAGGCTGGTTCGACCCATACGTAGGTATAGGGGCGGGTTATACCGATGCCAATAATTTGGGAAGGGGAACTTATAACGCTATAGTTGGTTTTAGAACTTGGTTTTCGGATAGATGGGGCTTGGATTTCAACTCGTCCGGTAAATGGGCGATGAGCCAGTCGGATGGGGCAAGCAATCACATTCAACATGCCGCTGGGGTCGTTTACCAATTTGGTATCGAAAAGGGACTATCAAAAAGGGGCGAGGAGAAGAAGGAATTGTTGGCGGCCATTGAAAAGGAAAAACAACGGCAGGCAGATTCCATTGCCGAAGTCAATCGATTAAAAGAGGAAGCTTTGTTGGCGGAGCGACTTCAAAAGGAAAAGGAGGCTGCCGAGCTGGCCGCCGCGGAAAAAGCCGCTAGGGATAAAAAAGAGGCGGAGCAAAAAGCGATTCAAGATCAAATAGACGGCCTAGGGCGAGTATATTTTAGGTTTAATTCCTCGTATTTGACAAATGAGGATAAGAAATTGTTGGATAAACTTGCAGCCATACTCAAAGAACATGAAACCGTCAAATTGGAGATTTCTGCCCATACGGATGCTAGGGGTCCCGAGGAATTTAACCAATGGTTATCTGAAAGACGATTGGAAAGAACGGTCAACTACTTAAATGAATTGGGAATTACATCCGATCGTTTGGTTGGAAAGGCCCAGGGAGAATCACAGCTTACAAACGAATGTGGCAATGGGGTAAAATGTCCAGAGGTAAAGCATCAGGAGAACAGAAGATCACAGTTTAGTATTATAGAGTTCTAA
- the bshA gene encoding N-acetyl-alpha-D-glucosaminyl L-malate synthase BshA, translating into MKIAIVCYPTFGGSGVVATELGIALANRGHEVHFVTYRQPVRLELLNNNIYFHEVHVPEYPLFHYQPYELALSSKLVDTIKLYNIDLLHVHYAIPHAYAGYMAQKMLEEEGIYVPMVTTLHGTDITLVGKHPFYKPAVNFSINQSDVVTSVSESLKQGTLEIFDIKNEIEVIPNFIDKNKYKNTFTDCQRSAMAKDNERIITHISNFRKVKRIPDVIKVFNKIQERIPSKLIMVGEGPEKEAAERLCEDLGIGNKVIFLGNSNEIDKILCFSDLFLLPSQTESFGLAALEAMINKVPVISSNTGGIPEVNVHGLTGFLSNIGNIEEMAENAIFILKDDETLEKFKNNAVKEAEKFDILNVLPLYEKVYESAYKSRLKNV; encoded by the coding sequence ATGAAAATTGCAATTGTATGCTATCCAACTTTTGGCGGTAGTGGTGTAGTGGCCACGGAATTGGGAATTGCGCTCGCCAATAGGGGGCATGAGGTCCATTTCGTCACCTACAGGCAACCGGTGCGACTGGAACTTTTGAACAACAATATTTACTTTCATGAAGTCCATGTGCCAGAATATCCGCTATTTCATTATCAACCCTATGAATTGGCACTTTCAAGCAAATTGGTGGATACCATAAAATTGTACAATATAGACTTATTGCATGTGCATTATGCAATTCCCCATGCCTATGCGGGATATATGGCCCAAAAGATGTTGGAAGAGGAAGGGATTTATGTTCCGATGGTGACTACGCTTCATGGTACGGACATAACCCTCGTGGGCAAACATCCATTTTATAAGCCAGCGGTGAATTTCAGTATCAATCAATCCGATGTGGTGACTTCTGTGTCCGAAAGCCTAAAGCAAGGTACTTTGGAAATATTCGATATCAAGAACGAGATTGAGGTCATTCCCAACTTTATAGACAAAAACAAATACAAGAATACGTTTACGGATTGCCAAAGGTCGGCCATGGCAAAGGACAATGAACGTATTATTACCCATATTAGCAACTTTAGGAAAGTAAAGCGTATACCCGATGTAATCAAGGTATTCAATAAGATTCAAGAAAGGATTCCTTCAAAACTGATTATGGTAGGAGAAGGCCCTGAAAAGGAAGCGGCCGAAAGGTTATGTGAAGATCTGGGTATTGGCAATAAAGTTATCTTTTTGGGCAATAGTAATGAAATTGACAAAATACTTTGCTTTTCTGATCTATTTCTTTTGCCTTCCCAAACAGAGAGCTTTGGTTTAGCGGCTTTGGAAGCGATGATCAATAAAGTACCGGTGATTTCAAGCAATACCGGTGGAATACCGGAAGTGAACGTTCATGGCTTGACGGGATTTTTAAGCAATATTGGCAATATAGAGGAAATGGCGGAGAATGCAATCTTTATTTTAAAAGATGATGAAACCTTGGAAAAATTCAAGAATAATGCCGTTAAGGAAGCTGAAAAGTTCGATATATTAAACGTGTTGCCATTGTACGAGAAGGTCTACGAAAGCGCTTATAAAAGCCGATTGAAAAATGTCTAG
- a CDS encoding glycoside hydrolase family 3 N-terminal domain-containing protein: MKLFFRLFFFLFGSFTSFGQNPLVSSDSLAQAGWVEKQYQNMTLEEKIGQLFMVMVTSNPTNGEKERIKQLIKDQKIGGIIFSKGGPVRQAKLCNDYQSISKFPLLVGMDAEWGLAMRLDSTYAFPWNMTLGAIQDDKIIEKVGYRVGEHAKRLGVHINFAPDIDINTNPKNPIIGNRSFGETRQLVANKGIAFMKGMESAGVLSSGKHFPGHGDTEVDSHHDLPVIPFSRERLDSLELYPFKKLINEGLSSVMVAHLEVPSMEIREGLPSSLSEQIISGILKEELGFQGLVFTDALNMKGATKFGTEGAVELAAFNAGNDILLMPQDVEAAKNLLIKSYNRGRISEARLGQSVKKILMAKYKVGLNDYRPIVLENLYEDLNTVEDDILYEEAIENALTVVKNRFDLIGIKNLENKKIAYVKFGDAPSDSFIKELNKYTKVTQVNDDNIESLKRQLEDYNLVIIGHHKSNESPWKAYKFTDKELAWLQEISNLRSSNLILTVFAKPYTLSDISTFQNIDAVVVSYQNSAIAQKKTAELLFGAIHASGKLPVSGGFEFKAGTGIQLSSLSRLGYSLPERVGLSSQGLSKVDKLVQDGLDSLMFPGAQVLVARHGKVVYNKSFGKPTYDSQVAVSNDDIYDLASLTKILATLPMVMKMEEEGKIALNDTFEELVPEYSNTEIKNVTVLKALSHYGRLPAWIPFYVRTLDENRKPSKEFYRSQPTSGFSVKVAENLYLTDAYNDSIYDRIGRQDLKSNRYRYSDVPYYVMKKYVEDTYGDKLDELANDFLYSRIGADRTTYNPLEKFPKNKIVPSEEDNYYRYQTVQGYVHDMGAAMQGGVGGHAGLFSNANDVAKIMQMYLQNGYYGGTKFFDSRTVKKFNTCYFCDKNVRRGVGFDKPQLEHSGPTCGCVSRKSFGHSGFTGTYTWADPEEEIVYVFLSNRTYPSASNTLLVKSGLRTRIQQAIYDSIIN, from the coding sequence ATGAAGCTTTTTTTTAGACTTTTCTTTTTTCTTTTTGGTTCTTTTACCTCTTTTGGACAAAACCCATTGGTTAGTTCAGATAGTCTGGCACAGGCAGGTTGGGTGGAAAAGCAGTACCAAAATATGACCTTGGAGGAAAAGATAGGTCAATTGTTCATGGTAATGGTAACCTCAAATCCAACCAATGGGGAAAAGGAGCGAATCAAACAGCTTATAAAAGATCAAAAAATAGGTGGTATCATATTTTCTAAGGGAGGGCCTGTGCGGCAGGCTAAACTTTGTAATGATTACCAATCAATTTCGAAATTCCCATTGTTGGTAGGAATGGATGCCGAATGGGGCCTGGCCATGCGTTTGGACTCAACCTATGCGTTTCCATGGAACATGACCTTAGGTGCCATTCAGGATGATAAAATCATCGAAAAGGTAGGCTACAGGGTAGGGGAGCATGCAAAACGTCTAGGGGTACATATTAACTTTGCACCAGATATCGATATCAATACCAATCCTAAAAACCCTATAATTGGGAACCGATCCTTTGGAGAGACCCGTCAACTGGTCGCCAATAAGGGAATTGCCTTTATGAAAGGCATGGAAAGTGCCGGTGTACTTTCGAGCGGCAAGCATTTCCCAGGTCATGGCGACACCGAGGTGGATTCACACCATGATTTGCCCGTTATTCCCTTTTCCAGGGAACGTTTGGATAGTCTAGAACTATATCCCTTTAAAAAATTGATCAACGAAGGTTTGAGCAGTGTGATGGTGGCGCACCTGGAAGTGCCTTCCATGGAGATAAGGGAAGGATTACCGTCATCATTATCGGAACAGATCATTTCAGGCATACTCAAGGAGGAGCTGGGATTTCAAGGACTTGTTTTTACGGATGCCCTGAACATGAAGGGGGCAACAAAATTCGGTACCGAGGGAGCGGTCGAATTGGCTGCTTTCAATGCTGGTAATGACATACTTTTAATGCCTCAGGATGTTGAGGCTGCCAAGAACCTACTGATCAAAAGCTACAATCGGGGCAGGATCAGCGAAGCGAGGCTAGGTCAATCCGTGAAGAAGATTTTAATGGCGAAATATAAGGTAGGCCTCAACGATTATCGACCGATAGTCTTGGAAAATCTCTATGAAGATTTAAATACCGTAGAAGATGATATCCTCTATGAGGAAGCTATTGAGAACGCCCTTACGGTAGTGAAAAATCGGTTTGATTTGATTGGCATCAAAAACTTGGAAAATAAGAAAATAGCCTATGTGAAATTTGGGGATGCACCAAGCGATTCCTTTATTAAGGAATTGAATAAATATACCAAGGTCACCCAAGTCAACGATGATAACATAGAATCACTAAAAAGGCAATTGGAAGATTATAATTTGGTCATCATTGGACATCATAAAAGCAATGAGAGCCCTTGGAAAGCCTATAAGTTTACGGATAAGGAATTGGCTTGGCTTCAGGAAATATCGAATTTAAGATCTTCAAACCTGATTTTAACCGTCTTTGCGAAGCCTTATACACTTTCGGATATTTCAACGTTCCAAAATATTGACGCTGTGGTGGTATCTTATCAAAATAGCGCTATTGCCCAAAAAAAGACGGCAGAGCTACTTTTTGGGGCAATTCATGCCTCCGGTAAGCTACCTGTGAGTGGAGGTTTTGAATTTAAGGCTGGAACGGGCATACAATTGTCCTCGTTAAGTAGGTTGGGATATAGTCTTCCAGAAAGGGTTGGTCTTAGTTCCCAGGGTCTTTCAAAAGTGGACAAATTAGTTCAAGATGGACTGGACAGTCTCATGTTTCCCGGTGCCCAGGTTTTGGTCGCTAGACATGGCAAAGTGGTATATAACAAAAGTTTTGGGAAACCTACGTACGATTCCCAGGTTGCCGTGTCCAATGACGACATTTACGACTTGGCTTCCCTGACCAAAATTTTGGCTACTTTGCCCATGGTCATGAAAATGGAGGAAGAAGGTAAAATAGCGCTGAACGATACCTTTGAGGAACTGGTTCCTGAGTATTCCAATACCGAAATAAAGAATGTAACGGTATTAAAGGCCTTGTCTCACTATGGAAGGTTGCCTGCTTGGATTCCTTTTTATGTCCGTACTTTGGATGAAAACAGGAAACCTTCCAAGGAATTTTACAGGAGCCAACCAACTTCAGGTTTCTCTGTAAAGGTGGCGGAAAATCTTTATTTGACAGATGCCTACAATGATTCCATTTATGATAGGATAGGAAGACAGGATTTAAAATCCAACAGATATCGCTACAGTGATGTGCCATATTACGTAATGAAAAAGTATGTAGAGGATACCTATGGCGATAAATTGGATGAATTAGCGAACGATTTTCTGTACAGTAGAATAGGGGCCGACCGTACTACCTACAACCCATTGGAAAAGTTTCCAAAGAACAAGATAGTTCCCTCCGAAGAGGATAATTATTACAGGTATCAGACGGTACAAGGCTATGTTCATGACATGGGAGCAGCTATGCAGGGTGGAGTAGGAGGTCATGCGGGACTGTTCAGCAATGCCAACGACGTGGCTAAAATTATGCAGATGTATTTACAGAACGGATATTACGGGGGAACTAAGTTCTTTGATTCCAGAACGGTAAAAAAATTCAATACTTGCTATTTTTGTGATAAAAATGTTAGAAGGGGTGTAGGATTTGACAAGCCCCAATTGGAACACAGTGGTCCTACATGTGGTTGTGTCTCTAGAAAAAGTTTTGGTCATAGCGGGTTTACGGGAACCTATACCTGGGCGGACCCGGAAGAAGAAATTGTGTATGTGTTTTTATCTAACAGGACCTATCCTTCGGCCTCAAACACGCTTTTAGTTAAATCTGGGTTAAGAACCCGTATTCAACAGGCTATTTACGATTCCATTATAAATTAA
- a CDS encoding ABC transporter ATPase — translation MLADFNTLPDDSRVWIYQANRSFSEQELLEIKKDLNLFLENWTAHGKDLKAGFEIKYNRFLVISLDQSGQSATGCSIDASVHFIQQLEKKYNVELLDKMNVTFKQGEYIAYKTLLDFKAMAKQKSISKNTIVFNNLVATKGEYLEHWEVPASESWHARFV, via the coding sequence ATGTTAGCAGATTTTAATACACTACCAGATGATTCCAGAGTTTGGATTTATCAGGCGAACAGAAGTTTTTCCGAACAGGAGTTGCTTGAAATAAAAAAGGACCTCAATCTATTTCTAGAAAATTGGACCGCACATGGAAAGGACTTGAAAGCCGGGTTTGAAATAAAATATAACAGATTCTTGGTAATTTCCCTGGACCAAAGCGGTCAGTCGGCCACAGGCTGTTCCATTGATGCTTCGGTTCATTTCATACAGCAATTGGAAAAAAAATACAATGTGGAACTGTTGGACAAGATGAACGTTACGTTCAAGCAAGGCGAATATATAGCCTATAAGACCTTGTTGGACTTTAAAGCAATGGCCAAACAAAAATCTATTTCCAAGAATACCATTGTTTTCAACAACCTTGTTGCAACCAAGGGCGAATATCTGGAACACTGGGAAGTACCTGCCTCAGAAAGTTGGCATGCGCGTTTTGTTTGA
- a CDS encoding (Fe-S)-binding protein, translating into MTDTIKVPTMAEMFAAGEKPEVLFWVGCAGSFDDRAKRITKAFVKILNKAKISFAVLGTEESCTGDPAKRAGNEFLFQMQAVTNIEVLNAYEIQKIVTACPHCFNTIKNEYPGLGGSYEVVHHTQFLKELLKEGRIAMEGGTFKGKRITFHDPCYLGRANGVYEAPRELIRKLDAELVEMKSCKQRGLCCGAGGAQMFKEPEKGNKDVNIERTEQALETTPDIIAAGCPFCNTMMTDGVKHKEREADIKVMDIAELIAAAEDL; encoded by the coding sequence ATGACTGACACAATTAAAGTTCCTACAATGGCAGAAATGTTTGCTGCCGGTGAAAAACCCGAAGTACTTTTTTGGGTGGGCTGTGCAGGTAGTTTTGACGATAGGGCCAAAAGGATTACCAAGGCCTTTGTGAAGATTTTGAACAAGGCAAAAATATCCTTTGCCGTCTTGGGAACTGAAGAAAGTTGTACTGGTGACCCCGCCAAAAGGGCAGGAAACGAATTTTTGTTCCAGATGCAGGCGGTTACTAACATCGAAGTGCTCAATGCCTATGAAATTCAGAAAATCGTTACCGCGTGTCCACATTGCTTCAATACCATAAAGAATGAATATCCCGGTCTTGGCGGTAGTTATGAAGTGGTACACCATACACAGTTTTTAAAGGAGTTGTTGAAGGAGGGACGTATTGCCATGGAAGGAGGAACCTTTAAAGGCAAGCGAATCACTTTTCACGACCCATGTTATCTGGGCAGGGCCAATGGCGTTTACGAGGCGCCCAGGGAGTTGATCAGGAAATTGGACGCGGAGCTGGTAGAAATGAAAAGCTGCAAGCAAAGAGGGTTGTGCTGTGGTGCAGGTGGTGCCCAAATGTTCAAGGAGCCTGAAAAGGGAAATAAAGATGTGAATATAGAGCGTACGGAACAAGCTCTAGAAACTACTCCGGATATTATTGCGGCCGGATGTCCTTTCTGTAATACCATGATGACAGACGGTGTAAAACATAAGGAAAGGGAAGCAGACATCAAGGTCATGGACATTGCAGAACTTATAGCCGCAGCTGAAGATTTATAA
- a CDS encoding (Fe-S)-binding protein encodes MQYLPNILFVVVLLIGTGYFAKNVGKLRRNILLGKDTDVSDDRPTRWRNMLRIAFGQSKMVVRPVAGLLHVIVYVGFVIINIEVLEIVIDGIFGTHRVFSGLGPVYDFLIASFEILAFLVIISVVAFWVRRNIIKLQRFLKPEMKGWPKKDGNLILYIELVLMFLFLTMNAADFRLQQLGAEHYLQAGSFPVSQYISNWFIGMDIPSLIFLERTAWWLHIVGILFFLNYLYFSKHLHILLAFPNTFYGKLGPKGKFNNLEAVTREVKLMMNPNVDPFAAPDDAGDVPSKFGASDVMDLSWVQLLNAYTCTECGRCTSECPANQTGKKLSPRKIMMDTRDRLEEVGKILDANKGEFKEDGKQLLDDYITREELWACTSCNACVEACPVSIDPLSIIMDMRQYLVMEQSAAPSDLNNMMGNIENNGAPWPFNQMDRLNWSKES; translated from the coding sequence ATGCAGTATTTACCCAATATCCTTTTTGTAGTGGTTCTTCTTATAGGAACCGGTTATTTCGCCAAAAACGTTGGAAAACTTAGGCGGAACATATTATTGGGAAAGGATACGGACGTCTCGGATGATAGACCCACACGATGGCGTAACATGCTCCGGATTGCTTTTGGTCAATCCAAAATGGTAGTGCGTCCTGTGGCAGGATTACTTCATGTGATTGTCTATGTTGGTTTTGTCATCATCAATATAGAAGTATTGGAAATTGTGATTGACGGAATCTTTGGGACGCATAGGGTATTTTCCGGTTTAGGCCCTGTTTATGATTTTTTGATAGCATCCTTTGAGATTCTGGCGTTCTTGGTGATTATATCGGTTGTAGCTTTTTGGGTGCGAAGAAATATAATCAAGCTTCAGCGTTTCCTAAAGCCTGAAATGAAGGGTTGGCCTAAAAAGGATGGAAACCTTATCCTGTACATTGAACTAGTTTTGATGTTTTTGTTCCTGACAATGAATGCGGCAGATTTCCGTTTGCAACAGTTGGGAGCGGAACATTATCTTCAGGCAGGTAGTTTTCCAGTGAGCCAGTATATATCAAATTGGTTCATCGGAATGGATATTCCTAGTTTGATATTTTTGGAGCGAACGGCTTGGTGGTTGCATATAGTAGGTATCCTCTTCTTTTTAAATTATCTATATTTTTCGAAGCATCTGCACATTCTTTTGGCGTTTCCAAATACGTTTTATGGGAAATTGGGTCCTAAAGGAAAGTTCAATAATTTGGAGGCTGTAACCAGAGAGGTTAAATTAATGATGAACCCTAATGTAGACCCATTTGCTGCGCCCGACGATGCAGGGGATGTGCCTTCCAAATTTGGGGCATCCGATGTTATGGATTTAAGTTGGGTGCAGTTGCTGAATGCTTACACCTGTACAGAATGTGGACGATGCACGAGTGAATGCCCTGCCAATCAGACCGGAAAAAAATTGTCTCCTAGGAAAATCATGATGGATACCCGTGACCGATTGGAGGAAGTAGGAAAAATTCTGGATGCCAATAAGGGAGAATTCAAAGAGGACGGTAAACAATTGTTGGACGATTATATTACCCGCGAAGAGTTGTGGGCCTGTACGTCCTGCAACGCCTGCGTTGAGGCTTGTCCGGTAAGTATAGACCCTTTGTCCATTATCATGGATATGAGGCAGTATTTGGTGATGGAGCAATCCGCTGCGCCCTCAGATCTAAACAACATGATGGGTAATATTGAGAACAATGGGGCTCCTTGGCCATTCAATCAAATGGACAGGTTAAATTGGAGCAAGGAATCATAA